The following proteins are co-located in the Triticum aestivum cultivar Chinese Spring chromosome 1A, IWGSC CS RefSeq v2.1, whole genome shotgun sequence genome:
- the LOC123042000 gene encoding ATP-dependent DNA helicase DDX11 isoform X1, with protein MPPPPRQDFPPFPFVPYPIQTEFMSILYSALSSGPRALALLESPTGTGKTLSIICSALQWLLDHRDAASLGHPERANGSAPAAVGGEDDEPDWMRDFTLQPLPPKKDIRKKSETHPSRRHGTKKVGGSEKSERIRENDDEEEFLLDEYESDDGEGGSEKSERIRENDDEEEFLLDEYESDDGEGTGRQAGKRAHCGGASSSSSSESEDDEDEEEATPKVYFTSRTHSQLSQFVGELKRTNFSGKLRTVCLGSRKSLRINMDVQKPGSANRINERCLELLKNKKSSKIKVEGDNKKGRQTKASCRCPMLGNRSLQKQFRSEVSDHGPLDIEDLAQLGRKIGTCPYYGARDMVRSADLVVLPYQSLLLKSARELLGLNLKNSVVIIDEAHNLADSLTSMYNSKLESSQVTDDAHAVILAGGTLQPIEEKRLRLFPGLLPSDIKFFSCNHIVPPESILPIAVTCGPSGKKFDFSHSSRSSLNMIEELGRFLCNIVTIVPEGIVMFLSSYEYEKQVYDAWMASGTISKISKKKHVFREPRSSVDVEVILNKYKEAIQSCSKGSGDTSVNGALLLAVVGGKISEGINFSDGMGRCVLMVGLLYPSPDDIELMETIKHIGNYSTSSVIGDDKPFNGNDECKLEPGFDVLRKSGKSGREYYENLCMKAVNQSIGRAIRHVNDYAAMLLVDSRYAHTSSSRGFSCPVEKLPQWIKTRLTCGQNYGEVHRLLLQFFKINKQIH; from the exons atgccgccgccgccgcggcaggaCTTCCCGCCGTTCCCTTTCGTGCCGTACCCGATCCAGACGGAGTTCATGTCCATCCTTTACAGCGCCCTCTCCTCCGGGCCCCGCGCCCTCGCCCTCCTCGAAAGCCCCACCG GCACCGGAAAGACCCTCAGCATCATCTGCAGTGCGCTCCAATGGCTTCTTGACCACCGCGACGCCGCCTCGCTGGGCCACCCCGAACGGGCCAATGGCTCCGCCCCCGCTGCTGTCGGCGGCGAAGACGACGAGCCCGACTGGATGCGGGATTTCACACTGCAGCCGCTGCCGCCTAAGAAGGACATCAGGAAGAAGTCGGAGACTCACCCGTCCAGGAGGCATGGAACGAAGAAAGTGGGGGGTTCGGAGAAATCTGAGCGAATTCGGgagaatgacgacgaggaggaATTCTTGCTTGACGAGTACGAGAGCGATGACGGGGAGGGGGGTTCGGAGAAATCTGAGCGAATTCGGgagaatgacgacgaggaggaATTCTTGCTTGACGAGTACGAGAGCGATGACGGGGAGGGCACAGGACGGCAGGCCGGGAAGCGGGCACATTGTGGTGgtgctagtagtagtagtagtagtgagagcgaggatgatgaggatgaagaggaggccacTCCCAAGGTGTATTTCACCAGCCGTACGCATTCACAGCTCTCGCAGTTTGTCGGGGAGCTCAAAAGGACGAATTTCTCAGGGAAGCTCAGGACAGTGTGCTTGGGATCCAGAAAGAGCTTGCGTATTAACATGG ATGTTCAGAAGCCCGGGAGTGCAAACCGGATCAACGAGAGGTGCTTGGAACTGCTAAAGAACAAGAAGAGCAGCAAAATTAAG GTCGAGGGTGATAACAAGAAGGGACGCCAAACAAAGGCCTCTTGTCGGTGCCCAATGTTAGGAAACAGAAGTCTGCAGAAACAGTTCAGGAGTGAAGTGTCCGACCATGGTCCATTGGACATTGAGGATTTGGCACAACTTGGAAGGAAGATTGGAACATGTCCTTACTACGGTGCACGTGACATGGTCCGCTCAGCTGACCTTGTAGTACTTCCTTACCAGTCTTTGTTGCTGAAGTCTGCTAGAGAATTACTTGGCCTTAATCTGAAGAACAGTGTTGTCATCATAGATGAGGCTCACAACTTAGCAGACTCCCTTACTAGCATGTACAACTCAAAGCTCGAATCTTCTCAG GTTACAGATGACGCACATGCTGTTATTCTGGCTGGTGGAACCCTCCAGCCTATTGAAGAAAAAAGGTTGCGCCTGTTTCCAGGCTTATTGCCTAGTGATATAAAATTCTTCTCATGCAACCATATTGTTCCCCCTGAGAGTATTCTTCCTATAGCTGTTACATGTGGGCCTTCAGGCAAGAAATTTGATTTCAGCCACAGTTCAAGGAGCTCTCTTAACATG ATCGAAGAGCTTGGACGTTTTCTTTGCAATATAGTGACAATAGTACCAGAAGGAATAGTAATGTTTCTCTCTTCCTACGAATATGAAAAACAAGTTTATGATGCATGGATGGCTTCAGGCACAATTTCTAAGATTTCTAAGAAGAAACACGTGTTCAGAGAACCAAGAAGCAGTGTTGATGTCGAGGTGATACTCAACAAATACAAGGAGGCAATTCAATCCTGCAGCAAAGGTTCAGGAGACACTAGTGTTAACGGGGCACTTTTATTGGCTGTTGTCGGTGGGAAGATCTCTGAAGGTATAAACTTCAGTGATGGCATGGGTCGTTGTGTTCTGATGGTTGGATTGCTTTATCCAAGTCCAGATGATATTGAACTGATGGAGACAATAAAACACATTGGAAACTATTCTACCTCATCTGTGATTGGAGATGATAAGCCCTTCAACGGAAACGATGAATGCAAGCTTGAGCCTGGCTTTGATGTACTAAGGAAGAGTGGTAAAAGTGGCCGAGAGTACTATGAGAACTTGTGCATGAAAGCTGTGAATCAGTCTATCG GTAGAGCAATCAGGCATGTAAATGACTATGCTGCAATGCTGTTGGTTGACTCACGTTATGCACACACCTCATCAAGCAGGGGTTTCTCTTGCCCCGTTGAAAAGCTACCCCAGTGGATCAAGACACGACTCACTTGCGGTCAAAACTATGGGGAAGTTCATAGATTGTTGCTTCAGTTTTTCAAAATCAACAAACAAATACATTGA
- the LOC123042029 gene encoding protein FAR-RED ELONGATED HYPOCOTYL 3: MSSRMGGLACWRNMGCKKNAFLTQLYEVRGKWAKPYFMDVFCAKMTSTQRSESANHLLKGYVPPGCPVHLFIRQYEKMQFDRDSEESYQEKRTKLGGVVLKQNIPIEVHASEVYTRIMFEKFGEVLYGCGSYDLIEVKPHLEYIARHIKFQSREKWCKNEFVITVSEAADEFKCECGTFEHYGMVCSHALKVMIHLKLRELPAKHVLKIWTKDARDILPPEYLRYQKDHGPLKYSSRRHNTLYLLALDVVKLGDINVEAYALAEEKLRHVKVQLEPVAAVRDGLGLSDKELAADSAGSGVGNKQHFGRPESEHTISQGLDVFPAASKKRPAGRPTTSRDKPPYEQPSKRTRFCSICRLQGHKSTTCPARGDVPKAPRKSPRCSKCGLTGHRKNTCSNPPKV, encoded by the exons ATGAGTTCGAGAATGGGTGGGCTTGCATGTTGGAGAAATATGGGCTGCAAAAAAAATGCATTCCTGACCCAGCTGTATGAGGTGAGGGGGAAGTGGGCAAAGCCATACTTTATGGATGTATTCTGTGCGAAAATGACAAGCACACAACGAAGCGAGAGTGCAAACCACCTTCTGAAAGGATATGTGCCACCGGGGTGCCCCGTGCACTTGTTCATCAGGCAATATGAGAAGATGCAATTTGACCGCGATTCCGAAGAAAGTTACCAAGAGAAAAGGACAAAACTG GGTGGGGTTGTCCTGAAGCAAAATATCCCAATTGAGGTACATGCGTCGGAGGTGTACACCAGGATAATGTTTGAGAAATTTGGTGAAGTATTGTATGGATGTGGATCTTATGACCTAATAGAAGTCAAGCCACACTTGGAGTATATTGCTAGGCACATCAAATTTCAGTCAAGGGAAAAATGGTGCAAGAACGAGTTTGTGATCACTGTGAGCGAGGCAGCCGACGAGTTCAAGTGTGAGTGTGGGACGTTTGAGCACTATGGAATGGTGTGCAGCCATGCACTTAAG GTGATGATACACCTAAAACTGCGTGAGCTCCCTGCGAAGCATGTGCTGAAGATATGGACAAAAGACGCGAGAGATATACTGCCGCCAGAGTATTTGCGCTACCAAAAGGATCATGGGCCGCTCAAGTATTCCTCTCGTCGACACAACACTTTATACCTCTTGGCGCTGGATGTTGTTAAGTTAGGTGACATCAATGTGGAAGCATATGCTCTTGCTGAGGAAAAACTGCGACATGTCAAAGTGCAGCTGGAGCCAGTTGCTGCTGTGAGGGATGGACTTGGGTTGTCTGATAAGGAGCTGGCCGCAGATTCAGCGGGTTCCGGCGTTGGTAACAAGCAGCACTTTGGTCGACCTGAGTCTGAGCACACCATTTCACAGGGATTGGATGTGTTCCCAGCTGCATCAAAGAAGCGGCCGGCTGGGCGCCCTACAACCAGCCGTGACAAGCCTCCATATGAACAACCATCAAAGAGGACTAGGTTTTGTTCAATATGCAGACTTCAGGGGCACAAGAGCACGACATGCCCTGCAAGGGGTGATGTGCCAAAGGCGCCCCGGAAATCTCCTCGCTGCTCAAAATGTGGTTTGACCGGGCATAGGAAGAACACATGCAGCAACCCCCCGAAAGTATGA
- the LOC123042018 gene encoding uncharacterized protein: protein MSSPPPNPSLPLSVTTVAPLLPAPGSSVAPAPVVLTPEVSGALWDLTQAVQEIHLFLAGSYGPHLAAPPITATAPPWLPWQPPHQVAPVALAGLLQQPLQLPSIAPSWLSWQPPHQAAFAALAGPLQLPSIATIAQPWLH from the coding sequence atgtcttcaccgccgcccaaCCCGTCTCTTCCGCTGTCGGTCACGACCGTCGCCCCGCTCCTGCCCGCGCCGGGATCCTCCGTCGCGCCCGCCCCCGTCGTCCTCACCCCGGAGGTGTCCGGGGCGCTGTGGGACCTAACACAGGCGGTCCAGGAAATCCAcctgttcttggccgggtcctatGGGCCGCACCTGGCTGCGCCGCCCAtcaccgccaccgcgccgccgtggctgccgtggcagccgccgcaccaagtGGCCCCCGTCGCGCTCGCCGGGCTgctgcagcagccgctgcagctgccatccatcgcccCGTCCTGGCTgtcgtggcagccgccgcaccaggcggccttcgcCGCACTCGCCGGGCcactgcagctgccatccatcgccaccatcgccCAGCCCTGGCTGCACTAG
- the LOC123042000 gene encoding ATP-dependent DNA helicase DDX11 isoform X2 → MPPPPRQDFPPFPFVPYPIQTEFMSILYSALSSGPRALALLESPTGTGKTLSIICSALQWLLDHRDAASLGHPERANGSAPAAVGGEDDEPDWMRDFTLQPLPPKKDIRKKSETHPSRRHGTKKVGGSEKSERIRENDDEEEFLLDEYESDDGEGGSEKSERIRENDDEEEFLLDEYESDDGEGTGRQAGKRAHCGGASSSSSSESEDDEDEEEATPKVYFTSRTHSQLSQFVGELKRTNFSGKLRTVCLGSRKSLRINMDVQKPGSANRINERCLELLKNKKSSKIKVEGDNKKGRQTKASCRCPMLGNRSLQKQFRSEVSDHGPLDIEDLAQLGRKIGTCPYYGARDMVRSADLVVLPYQSLLLKSARELLGLNLKNSVVIIDEAHNLADSLTSMYNSKLESSQIEELGRFLCNIVTIVPEGIVMFLSSYEYEKQVYDAWMASGTISKISKKKHVFREPRSSVDVEVILNKYKEAIQSCSKGSGDTSVNGALLLAVVGGKISEGINFSDGMGRCVLMVGLLYPSPDDIELMETIKHIGNYSTSSVIGDDKPFNGNDECKLEPGFDVLRKSGKSGREYYENLCMKAVNQSIGRAIRHVNDYAAMLLVDSRYAHTSSSRGFSCPVEKLPQWIKTRLTCGQNYGEVHRLLLQFFKINKQIH, encoded by the exons atgccgccgccgccgcggcaggaCTTCCCGCCGTTCCCTTTCGTGCCGTACCCGATCCAGACGGAGTTCATGTCCATCCTTTACAGCGCCCTCTCCTCCGGGCCCCGCGCCCTCGCCCTCCTCGAAAGCCCCACCG GCACCGGAAAGACCCTCAGCATCATCTGCAGTGCGCTCCAATGGCTTCTTGACCACCGCGACGCCGCCTCGCTGGGCCACCCCGAACGGGCCAATGGCTCCGCCCCCGCTGCTGTCGGCGGCGAAGACGACGAGCCCGACTGGATGCGGGATTTCACACTGCAGCCGCTGCCGCCTAAGAAGGACATCAGGAAGAAGTCGGAGACTCACCCGTCCAGGAGGCATGGAACGAAGAAAGTGGGGGGTTCGGAGAAATCTGAGCGAATTCGGgagaatgacgacgaggaggaATTCTTGCTTGACGAGTACGAGAGCGATGACGGGGAGGGGGGTTCGGAGAAATCTGAGCGAATTCGGgagaatgacgacgaggaggaATTCTTGCTTGACGAGTACGAGAGCGATGACGGGGAGGGCACAGGACGGCAGGCCGGGAAGCGGGCACATTGTGGTGgtgctagtagtagtagtagtagtgagagcgaggatgatgaggatgaagaggaggccacTCCCAAGGTGTATTTCACCAGCCGTACGCATTCACAGCTCTCGCAGTTTGTCGGGGAGCTCAAAAGGACGAATTTCTCAGGGAAGCTCAGGACAGTGTGCTTGGGATCCAGAAAGAGCTTGCGTATTAACATGG ATGTTCAGAAGCCCGGGAGTGCAAACCGGATCAACGAGAGGTGCTTGGAACTGCTAAAGAACAAGAAGAGCAGCAAAATTAAG GTCGAGGGTGATAACAAGAAGGGACGCCAAACAAAGGCCTCTTGTCGGTGCCCAATGTTAGGAAACAGAAGTCTGCAGAAACAGTTCAGGAGTGAAGTGTCCGACCATGGTCCATTGGACATTGAGGATTTGGCACAACTTGGAAGGAAGATTGGAACATGTCCTTACTACGGTGCACGTGACATGGTCCGCTCAGCTGACCTTGTAGTACTTCCTTACCAGTCTTTGTTGCTGAAGTCTGCTAGAGAATTACTTGGCCTTAATCTGAAGAACAGTGTTGTCATCATAGATGAGGCTCACAACTTAGCAGACTCCCTTACTAGCATGTACAACTCAAAGCTCGAATCTTCTCAG ATCGAAGAGCTTGGACGTTTTCTTTGCAATATAGTGACAATAGTACCAGAAGGAATAGTAATGTTTCTCTCTTCCTACGAATATGAAAAACAAGTTTATGATGCATGGATGGCTTCAGGCACAATTTCTAAGATTTCTAAGAAGAAACACGTGTTCAGAGAACCAAGAAGCAGTGTTGATGTCGAGGTGATACTCAACAAATACAAGGAGGCAATTCAATCCTGCAGCAAAGGTTCAGGAGACACTAGTGTTAACGGGGCACTTTTATTGGCTGTTGTCGGTGGGAAGATCTCTGAAGGTATAAACTTCAGTGATGGCATGGGTCGTTGTGTTCTGATGGTTGGATTGCTTTATCCAAGTCCAGATGATATTGAACTGATGGAGACAATAAAACACATTGGAAACTATTCTACCTCATCTGTGATTGGAGATGATAAGCCCTTCAACGGAAACGATGAATGCAAGCTTGAGCCTGGCTTTGATGTACTAAGGAAGAGTGGTAAAAGTGGCCGAGAGTACTATGAGAACTTGTGCATGAAAGCTGTGAATCAGTCTATCG GTAGAGCAATCAGGCATGTAAATGACTATGCTGCAATGCTGTTGGTTGACTCACGTTATGCACACACCTCATCAAGCAGGGGTTTCTCTTGCCCCGTTGAAAAGCTACCCCAGTGGATCAAGACACGACTCACTTGCGGTCAAAACTATGGGGAAGTTCATAGATTGTTGCTTCAGTTTTTCAAAATCAACAAACAAATACATTGA